The following are from one region of the Nostoc cf. commune SO-36 genome:
- the rpmE gene encoding 50S ribosomal protein L31, producing the protein MAKADIHPQWYPDAKVYCNGQVVMTIGSTKPELHVDVWSGNHPFYTGTQKIIDTEGRVERFLRKYGMSSTQTSGDEQDKK; encoded by the coding sequence ATGGCTAAAGCTGATATTCACCCCCAGTGGTATCCAGATGCTAAAGTTTACTGCAACGGTCAAGTTGTTATGACCATTGGCTCTACCAAGCCAGAATTGCACGTAGATGTTTGGTCTGGAAATCACCCCTTTTACACCGGCACTCAAAAGATTATTGACACTGAAGGTCGAGTAGAGCGCTTCCTCCGCAAGTACGGTATGAGCAGCACTCAAACATCTGGCGACGAACAAGACAAAAAGTAG
- the rpsI gene encoding 30S ribosomal protein S9 has protein sequence MVVADANSGRAVYWGTGRRKNAVARVRLVPGTGQLIVNGKDGTLYFQFNPNYLGVIKAPLETLGLENEYDILVKAEGGGLTGQADSVRLGVARALCQLDPDNRPPLKTEGYLTRDPRAKERKKYGLHKARKAPQYSKR, from the coding sequence ATGGTAGTAGCAGATGCTAATAGCGGTCGCGCCGTATACTGGGGTACTGGGCGCCGTAAGAATGCGGTAGCACGGGTACGCTTGGTTCCAGGCACCGGTCAACTGATTGTGAACGGTAAAGATGGAACCTTGTATTTCCAATTTAACCCTAACTACCTGGGAGTCATTAAAGCACCCCTGGAAACTCTGGGGCTAGAAAACGAATATGACATTTTGGTGAAAGCAGAAGGCGGCGGCTTGACCGGACAGGCTGATTCTGTTCGCTTGGGAGTTGCTCGTGCTTTGTGCCAACTCGACCCAGACAACCGCCCACCTTTGAAAACCGAAGGTTACTTGACTCGTGATCCGAGAGCAAAAGAGCGGAAGAAATATGGTTTACATAAAGCCCGGAAAGCACCTCAGTACTCTAAGCGTTAG
- the rplM gene encoding 50S ribosomal protein L13 translates to MTTVKTYLPSQASLEREWYIVDATDKRLGRLASEVAQVLRGKKKPEYTPHLDTGDFVIIINAEKVAVTGKKRTQKLYRRHSGRPGGMKTETFAKLQDRIPERILEQAVKGMLPKNSLGKQLFTKLKVYAGPTHPHDAQKPKELKVSTIPGEEN, encoded by the coding sequence ATGACAACAGTTAAAACATACCTTCCTTCTCAAGCATCCCTTGAGCGTGAGTGGTACATAGTAGATGCCACCGATAAACGCTTAGGTCGCCTCGCCAGCGAAGTCGCCCAGGTATTGAGAGGCAAAAAGAAACCCGAATATACACCTCATTTAGATACAGGTGACTTCGTAATCATCATCAATGCTGAGAAAGTAGCAGTCACAGGCAAAAAGCGCACTCAAAAGCTTTACCGCCGCCATTCTGGTCGTCCCGGTGGGATGAAAACTGAAACTTTTGCTAAACTGCAAGACCGCATACCAGAGCGAATTTTAGAACAAGCTGTTAAAGGTATGCTACCTAAAAATAGCCTGGGTAAGCAGTTGTTCACCAAGCTTAAAGTTTACGCTGGGCCTACGCATCCTCACGATGCTCAAAAACCTAAAGAACTAAAAGTTAGTACAATTCCTGGAGAAGAAAATTAA